From one Nycticebus coucang isolate mNycCou1 chromosome 14, mNycCou1.pri, whole genome shotgun sequence genomic stretch:
- the NLRP10 gene encoding NACHT, LRR and PYD domains-containing protein 10: protein MFQAHDPQEALIWALNDLEENEFKTLKFHLRGTTPAEGHPYLARGQLEGLSRVELASKLISMYGAQEAVRVVLKGLKVMNLLQLVDQLSHICLNDYREIYREHVRKVEERKEGGVDSSYRQLLLVAKPSLGSPESPACPILEEELDSVTVETLFDSGKKPYPDPSFVVLQGSAGTGKTTLAKKILLDWASGTLYPGRFDYVFYVSCKEVLLLPKGKLDELLYWCCEDNQAPVTEIVRQPERLLFILDGFDELQRPFAEQLKRKSSSPKEDVLQILIRRRKLPTCSLLITTRSLALQNLEPLPKNACHVHILGFSEEERRAYFSSYFMEEEQAKNAFAFVQGNAILYKACQVPGLCWVVCSWLKRQMERGQEVSETPRNSTDIFMAYVSTFLPSDDEGCSELSRHRVLRSLCALAAEGIHHQRFLFEEAELRKHNLDGPSLAAFLSSDDYQEGLDVKKFYSFRHISFQEFFHAMSYLMKEDQSQLGEESRREVQRLLQVNELEGNKEMILSMQFLLDIAKKESLLSLELNFNLNISPCLKQDLRNFKEQMESLKCNRMWDLEFRLHDFKIKKLVRHIQLSDPSFKIKHSNKRSSQSSTSFSVKSSLNNGQREESKCPLVGKGGGAETQKEASHGKGRGAEELDEQVKNHGMGCREMGMTALKRTEGRGDGED, encoded by the exons ATGTTCCAGGCCCATGACCCCCAGGAGGCATTGATCTGGGCCCTGAATGACCTTGAGGAGAATGAATTTAAGACATTAAAATTCCATTTACGGGGTACAACCCCGGCTGAAGGCCATCCGTACCTGGCCAGAGGGCAGCTGGAGGGTCTGAGTCGGGTGGAGCTGGCATCTAAACTGATTTCAATGTATGGAGCACAGGAGGCCGTGAGAGTGGTACTCAAGGGCTTGAAGGTCATGAACCTGTTGCAACTTGTGGACCAGCTCAGCCACATTTGTCTGAATG ATTACAGAGAAATATACCGAGAGCACGTGCGCAAAgtagaggagaggaaagaagggggaGTTGATAGCAGTTACAGACAGCTGCTCCTGGTGGCTAAGCCCAGTTTGGGGAGCCCCGAATCACCTGCTTGCCCCATCCTGGAGGAGGAGCTGGACTCTGTCACGGTGGAAACTCTATTTGATTCGGGAAAAAAGCCCTACCCAGACCCATCCTTTGTAGTGCTACAGGGATCTGCTGGCACTGGGAAGACAACTCTGGCCAAAAAAATTTTGCTGGATTGGGCCTCTGGTACCCTGTACCCAGGCCGGTTTGATTATGTCTTTTATGTGAGCTGCAAAGAAGTGCTCCTGCTGCCCAAGGGCAAACTGGACGAGCTCCTCTACTGGTGTTGTGAGGACAATCAAGCCCCTGTCACAGAGATTGTGCGGCAGCCAGAGCGGCTCCTGTTCATTCTGGATGGCTTTGATGAGCTGCAGAGGCCCTTTGCAGAACAGTTGAAGAGGAAGAGCTCAAGCCCCAAGGAGGATGTGCTGCAGATTCTGATTAGGAGAAGGAAACTTCCCACATGCTCCTTGCTCATCACCACCCGGTCCCTGGCTTTGCAGAATCTGGAGCCCTTGCCAAAAAATGCATGCCATGTCCATATCCTAGGCTTCtctgaggaggagaggagggcatATTTTAGCTCCTATTTCATGGAAGAGGAGCAAGCCAAGAATGCCTTTGCATTTGTCCAAGGAAATGCCATTCTGTATAAAGCATGCCAGGTTCCAGGCCTTTGCTGGGTGGTCTGCTCCTGGCTGAAGAGGCAGATGGAGAGAGGCCAGGAAGTCTCAGAGACACCCAGAAACAGCACTGACATCTTCATGGCCTATGTGTCCACCTTCCTGCCATCTGATGACGAGGGCTGCTCCGAGCTTTCCCGGCACAGGGTCCTGAGGAGTCTGTGCGCCTTGGCAGCTGAGGGGATCCACCACCAGAGGTTTTTGTTTGAAGAAGCTGAGCTCAGGAAACACAATTTAGATGGTCCCAGCCTTGCTGCTTTCCTGAGCAGCGATGATTACCAAGAGGGGCTTGATGTGAAGAAGTTCTACAGCTTCCGCCACATCAGCTTCCAGGAATTTTTTCATGCCATGTCCTACCTGATGAAAGAGGACCAGAGCCAGCTGGGGGAAGAGTCCCGCAGAGAAGTTCAAAGACTGCTGCAGGTCAATGAGCTAGAAGGGAACAAGGAGATGATCCTCAGTATGCAGTTTTTGTTGGATATAGCAAAAAAAGAGAGCTTGTTGAGCTTGGAGCTAAATTTCAACCTCAACATTTCTCCCTGTTTAAAGCAGGATCTGAGGAATTTTAAAGAACAGATGGAATCTCTGAAGTGCAACAGGATGTGGGATTTGGAATTCAGACtgcatgattttaaaataaagaaactggTAAGACATATTCAGTTGAGTGACCCGTCATTCAAGATAAAACATTCAAATAAAAGGAGCTCCCAAAGCAGCACGTCATTTTCTGTCAAAAGCAGCTTGAATAACGGACAGAGAGAGGAGTCAAAATGTCCTCTTGTGGGCAAAGGAGGTGGAGCAGAAACACAAAAGGAGGCTTCTCATGGAAAAGGCAGAGGGGCAGAGGAGCTGGACGAGCAAGTTAAGAACCATGGGATGGGATGCAGAGAAATGGGCATGACAGCATTGAAGAGGACGGAGGGACGGGGGGATGGGGAAGACTGA